A genome region from Nitrospirota bacterium includes the following:
- a CDS encoding cupin domain-containing protein yields MAEVLNLKELIKFYPDKISREMLADTPEMRVALMCLEPGQELKPHKAPLRLMMYCVEGRGVFTVGDEEIEADEKTAILCDPMVPHGFKASKGERLVVMAVITPVE; encoded by the coding sequence ATGGCCGAGGTATTGAATTTAAAGGAACTTATCAAATTCTATCCTGACAAGATTTCAAGAGAGATGCTTGCAGACACCCCGGAGATGAGGGTGGCCCTAATGTGTCTGGAGCCGGGGCAGGAATTAAAACCGCATAAGGCTCCACTGAGACTCATGATGTACTGTGTTGAGGGCAGGGGGGTATTCACAGTTGGTGATGAGGAGATTGAGGCTGACGAAAAGACGGCTATTCTCTGCGACCCGATGGTGCCGCACGGTTTTAAGGCCTCAAAGGGCGAGAGGCTTGTTGTTATGGCAGTGATTACGCCTGTAGAGTAA
- a CDS encoding 2-oxoacid:acceptor oxidoreductase subunit alpha — MDYTIRIGGEAGQGLQTIGGVLAKVFARSGLHVFTHQDYMSRIRGGHNFYQIRLSDREVMSSREKVDILIALDLNTISIHRGSLSEEGIIIYDAAFIKKGFDSPEFLNIPFEAIAVEAGGNRIMANTVATGAVLGILGMDLNIFEDIIRERFSKKGEEIAGKNIASARAGFDHAVKVCTRCDFAVPEPGGTPLMLINGNEATGLGALMSGCRFYAAYPMTPSTGIMIFLASKAKEYGIVIEQAEDEISAINMALGASFAGTRAMTGSSGGGFALMVEGLSLAAMTETPIVIAEVQRPGPATGLPTRTEQADLLFVLHAGHGEFARVVLAPGTPEQAFYLTNKAFDLAEKYQIPVFILSDQHLADSEWTFRGLDTGRLRHNDYKLRSEALESISVYKRHRLTENGISPMAVPGESGHLIVTDSDEHDEEGHMIEDAETRIKMTQKRLLKKLPLIRQEIEPPLLYGSERPDIVIAGWGSTYGVMKEAVDVFSGDYAIAMLHFSELYPFPSTEKFDYLSVLGNARLSLCIENNATGQFSRLMRAETGYKFDAGINKYDGRPFTLEGLSGELDAHISKL; from the coding sequence GTGGATTACACGATCAGGATAGGGGGAGAGGCAGGGCAGGGGCTTCAGACAATAGGCGGAGTGCTTGCAAAGGTCTTCGCCCGCTCAGGACTCCATGTCTTTACTCATCAGGACTATATGTCCCGCATACGCGGAGGGCATAATTTCTACCAGATACGCCTCTCCGACAGAGAGGTCATGTCTTCGAGAGAAAAGGTTGATATCCTTATTGCCCTTGACCTCAACACTATTTCGATCCACAGGGGATCCCTCAGTGAAGAGGGGATAATTATTTATGATGCAGCCTTTATAAAAAAGGGCTTTGATTCCCCGGAGTTTTTAAACATACCATTTGAGGCGATTGCTGTTGAGGCCGGGGGCAACAGGATTATGGCAAATACAGTGGCAACCGGTGCGGTGCTGGGAATACTCGGCATGGACCTGAACATTTTTGAAGATATTATCCGTGAAAGGTTCAGTAAAAAGGGAGAAGAGATTGCCGGGAAAAACATTGCCTCGGCAAGGGCGGGCTTTGACCATGCCGTAAAAGTTTGCACCAGGTGTGATTTTGCCGTTCCTGAGCCTGGGGGAACACCCCTTATGCTCATCAATGGCAATGAGGCAACAGGCCTTGGTGCACTTATGAGCGGATGCAGGTTTTATGCAGCATATCCCATGACCCCGTCAACCGGCATTATGATCTTCCTTGCCTCAAAGGCCAAAGAATATGGAATAGTCATAGAGCAGGCAGAGGACGAGATATCTGCAATAAATATGGCACTGGGCGCTTCTTTTGCCGGCACAAGGGCAATGACAGGCAGTTCAGGCGGTGGATTTGCCTTGATGGTTGAAGGGCTCTCACTTGCTGCAATGACAGAGACCCCGATTGTAATCGCAGAGGTGCAGAGGCCGGGACCGGCAACCGGCCTGCCCACAAGGACCGAGCAGGCTGACCTCCTCTTTGTCCTCCATGCCGGGCATGGCGAGTTTGCAAGGGTTGTCCTTGCACCGGGTACGCCGGAGCAGGCTTTTTACCTCACAAACAAGGCCTTTGACCTGGCAGAGAAGTACCAGATTCCCGTATTTATCCTCTCAGATCAGCACCTTGCCGATAGTGAATGGACTTTCAGGGGGTTGGATACCGGCAGGTTAAGGCATAATGACTACAAGTTGAGGAGCGAAGCTCTTGAAAGCATCTCTGTTTATAAACGCCATAGACTGACGGAGAACGGGATATCTCCGATGGCTGTGCCGGGAGAGTCAGGGCACCTGATAGTGACGGACAGTGATGAGCATGATGAAGAGGGGCATATGATAGAAGATGCTGAAACAAGGATAAAGATGACGCAAAAGAGGTTGTTGAAGAAGCTGCCCCTCATCAGGCAGGAGATCGAGCCACCGCTTCTGTATGGCAGCGAGCGTCCGGATATAGTGATTGCTGGTTGGGGTTCAACATACGGGGTGATGAAAGAGGCTGTTGACGTGTTTTCAGGGGATTATGCAATTGCAATGCTTCATTTCAGCGAACTTTACCCGTTTCCATCAACTGAAAAATTTGATTACCTGAGTGTCCTTGGCAATGCAAGGCTCAGCCTCTGTATAGAGAACAATGCCACCGGGCAGTTTTCGCGCCTTATGAGGGCGGAAACAGGATACAAATTTGATGCAGGGATTAACAAATACGACGGCAGGCCCTTTACACTGGAAGGCCTTTCAGGAGAATTGGATGCCCACATTTCAAAGTTATGA
- a CDS encoding 2-oxoacid:ferredoxin oxidoreductase subunit beta, protein MPTFQSYEGQTPAWCPGCGNFPILKTLKEALAELEIEPHQLTVVSGIGQAAKLPHYMKCNTFNGLHGRTLPVATGIRLANHEMPVIAVAGDGDCYGEGGNHLLHAIRRNINVKLFVHDNQVYGLTKGQASPTTMEGVVTKTQPFGSLSEALNPMAMAVALDCSFVARGFAGDAEFLKGLMKEALNHKGFALLDILQPCVTFNKVNTYQWYSGRVYRIGDDHDPFDRIEAFKKALEWGEKIPTGIIYRNSRPTLEERIPVIKDTPLIKQRFSFKEAEKEIQGFY, encoded by the coding sequence ATGCCCACATTTCAAAGTTATGAGGGACAGACACCTGCATGGTGTCCCGGATGCGGCAATTTCCCCATCTTAAAGACCCTCAAGGAAGCCCTTGCAGAGCTTGAGATTGAGCCGCACCAGCTTACCGTTGTGTCCGGGATTGGACAGGCTGCCAAGCTCCCCCACTACATGAAGTGCAATACCTTCAACGGCCTTCACGGAAGGACCCTGCCTGTTGCAACAGGAATAAGGCTTGCAAATCATGAGATGCCTGTTATTGCCGTTGCCGGAGACGGGGACTGCTATGGGGAAGGGGGCAACCACCTGCTGCACGCAATCAGGAGAAACATAAATGTAAAACTCTTTGTTCATGATAATCAGGTATATGGACTGACAAAGGGGCAGGCATCACCAACAACCATGGAGGGGGTGGTTACAAAGACCCAGCCCTTTGGCAGCCTGTCAGAGGCATTGAATCCCATGGCAATGGCTGTTGCCCTTGATTGCAGCTTTGTGGCGAGGGGATTTGCAGGTGATGCGGAGTTCCTCAAGGGGCTTATGAAAGAGGCCCTTAATCATAAAGGGTTTGCCCTGCTTGATATACTTCAACCGTGTGTGACCTTCAATAAGGTCAATACATACCAGTGGTATAGCGGGAGGGTCTACCGCATAGGTGACGATCATGACCCCTTTGACAGGATAGAGGCATTTAAAAAGGCCCTTGAGTGGGGAGAAAAGATACCCACCGGGATTATTTACAGAAACAGCAGGCCAACCCTTGAAGAAAGAATTCCCGTTATTAAGGATACTCCTCTCATTAAACAGCGATTCTCTTTCAAAGAAGCTGAAAAGGAGATTCAGGGTTTTTATTAA